One Azoarcus sp. DN11 DNA segment encodes these proteins:
- a CDS encoding RNA polymerase factor sigma-54: MKPSLQLKISQHLTLTPQLQQSIKLLQLSTLELNQELERFLLENPMLEREDGDGSDFSPGAAQAPSGTTDSGSQSETPAASEEPQGESEPANFDEAGEWSSASSGSSNRDDDDTDFQELQAAGTSLRDHLDQQVSLSPLSDRDRALVRFLIEALDEDGYLNQSLEELLPLLPPELEYDLDDLTIALRHVQHLDPAGIGARNPQECLSLQLRAMLPGATRDLALRIVDEYLDLLAERNFVRIKRATGCDDDALRAAHALICGLDPHPGSQHSVQETRYILPDVIVRKLRGRWTVSLNPEAMPKLRINSLYASILQQNRGSGGALTSQLQEARWLIKNVQQRFDTILRVSQAIVDQQRQFFDYGDVAMRPLTLREIADQLELHESTVSRVTTQKFMATPRGVFELKYFFGSHVATDTGGAASSTAIRALIRQLVEAEDRKKPLSDAKIAELLGQQGIVVARRTIAKYRESLNIPPVSLRKTI; this comes from the coding sequence ATGAAACCGTCCCTCCAGCTCAAGATCTCCCAGCACCTCACGCTGACGCCGCAGCTGCAGCAGTCGATCAAGCTGCTGCAGCTGTCCACGCTGGAGCTGAACCAGGAGCTGGAACGCTTTCTCCTCGAAAACCCCATGCTCGAACGCGAGGACGGCGACGGCAGCGACTTTTCGCCCGGCGCAGCGCAGGCCCCGAGCGGCACCACCGATTCCGGCAGCCAGTCAGAAACCCCTGCCGCCAGCGAGGAGCCCCAGGGCGAGAGCGAACCGGCCAACTTCGACGAGGCCGGCGAGTGGTCGAGCGCGAGCAGCGGTTCGTCGAACCGCGACGACGACGATACCGACTTCCAGGAGCTGCAGGCCGCCGGCACCAGCCTGCGCGACCACCTCGACCAGCAGGTGAGCCTGTCGCCGCTCTCCGATCGCGACCGCGCCCTCGTGCGCTTCCTCATCGAGGCGCTCGACGAGGACGGCTACCTCAACCAGTCGCTCGAGGAACTGCTGCCGCTGCTGCCGCCGGAACTCGAGTACGACCTCGACGACCTCACGATCGCGCTGCGCCACGTGCAGCACCTCGACCCGGCCGGCATCGGCGCGCGCAATCCGCAGGAATGCCTGAGCCTGCAGCTGCGCGCGATGCTCCCGGGGGCGACGCGCGACCTCGCGCTCAGGATCGTCGACGAATACCTCGACCTGCTCGCCGAGCGCAATTTCGTGCGCATCAAGCGCGCCACCGGCTGCGACGACGACGCGCTGCGCGCCGCGCACGCGCTGATCTGCGGCCTCGACCCGCACCCGGGCTCGCAGCACTCGGTGCAGGAGACGCGCTACATCCTGCCGGATGTCATCGTGCGCAAGCTGCGCGGCCGCTGGACGGTGTCGCTCAACCCCGAGGCGATGCCCAAGCTGCGCATCAATTCGCTCTATGCCAGCATCCTGCAGCAGAACCGCGGATCGGGTGGCGCGCTTACCAGCCAGCTGCAGGAGGCGCGCTGGCTGATCAAGAACGTGCAGCAGCGTTTCGACACGATCCTGCGGGTTTCGCAGGCCATCGTTGACCAGCAGCGACAGTTCTTCGATTATGGCGATGTGGCAATGCGACCTTTGACGTTGAGGGAGATCGCGGACCAGCTCGAGCTGCACGAATCGACGGTCTCGCGAGTCACAACGCAGAAGTTCATGGCCACACCGCGTGGCGTATTCGAGTTGAAGTACTTTTTCGGCAGTCACGTTGCCACCGACACCGGTGGGGCGGCTTCCTCCACGGCGATTCGCGCACTGATTCGCCAGCTGGTGGAGGCCGAAGACAGGAAAAAGCCCCTGTCCGACGCGAAAATTGCCGAATTGCTCGGTCAACAGGGTATCGTGGTAGCGCGGCGGACGATTGCCAAGTATCGCGAGTCCCTGAATATTCCGCCGGTCAGCCTGCGCAAGACGATCTGA
- the raiA gene encoding ribosome-associated translation inhibitor RaiA encodes MNLTITGHHVEVTPAIREYVNTKLDRVIRHFDNVTSVSVILSVDKLRQKAEVTLHVRGKDIYVESDDADMYAAIDSMVDKLDRQVLKYKDKNYDHGHDTLKHQQPTEL; translated from the coding sequence ATGAATCTCACCATCACCGGACATCACGTCGAAGTCACTCCCGCGATCCGCGAGTACGTGAACACCAAGCTTGACCGCGTCATCCGCCACTTCGACAACGTGACCAGCGTCAGCGTGATCCTGTCGGTGGATAAACTGCGGCAGAAGGCCGAAGTGACCCTGCATGTGCGCGGCAAGGACATCTACGTCGAGAGCGACGACGCGGACATGTATGCCGCGATCGACAGCATGGTCGACAAGCTCGACCGCCAGGTCCTCAAGTACAAGGACAAGAACTACGATCACGGCCACGACACGCTGAAGCATCAGCAGCCGACCGAACTGTGA
- the ptsN gene encoding PTS IIA-like nitrogen regulatory protein PtsN, which produces MSLIAELLPPSNVVIDLDASSKKRVFEQAGLLFENNQGVARSVVFDSLFSRERLGSTGLGQGIAIPHGRIKGLKDAAGAFLRLSAPVQFDAPDGRPVTMLFVLLVPEQANETHLQLLSELAQMFSDRDFRDQLQSAPDAATIHSLFASWGPHAADQRRAAV; this is translated from the coding sequence ATGAGCCTCATCGCCGAACTCCTGCCCCCCTCGAACGTGGTCATCGACCTGGACGCGAGCAGCAAGAAACGCGTCTTCGAACAAGCCGGACTCCTGTTCGAAAACAATCAGGGCGTCGCCCGCAGCGTCGTCTTCGACAGCCTGTTCTCGCGCGAGCGCCTCGGCTCGACCGGACTGGGCCAGGGCATCGCGATTCCCCACGGCCGCATCAAGGGCCTGAAGGACGCCGCCGGCGCCTTCCTGCGCCTGTCGGCACCGGTGCAGTTCGACGCGCCCGACGGTCGCCCCGTCACCATGCTGTTCGTGCTGCTGGTGCCCGAACAGGCCAACGAGACCCACCTGCAGCTGCTGTCGGAGCTCGCGCAGATGTTCAGCGACCGCGACTTCCGCGATCAGCTGCAGAGCGCACCCGACGCCGCGACCATCCACTCGCTGTTCGCCTCCTGGGGCCCGCATGCGGCAGACCAGCGTCGCGCGGCTGTATGA
- the hprK gene encoding HPr(Ser) kinase/phosphatase: MRQTSVARLYDLHREQLELTHVSGRLDRVISVNEERIWPADLVGHLNLIHPTRIQILGAAELAWAGRHSSDKVAHHLTEIIGARPPAIIVADGCAIPELLRGICEYADVALITTPQPSASVIDQLRLYMSRELAEKVSLHGVFMDVLGIGVFITGSSGAGKSELALELISRGHGLVADDIVEFSRIAPTVLEGRCPEMLKDFIEVRGLGILNIRTIFGETACRRKMRLRLIVHLERRLPGQSDPSRLPVHRETQGILGVQVIRTTLPVAAGRNIAVLLEAAVRSTILQLRGIDSTQEFIDRQQRLLDADGETL, encoded by the coding sequence ATGCGGCAGACCAGCGTCGCGCGGCTGTATGACCTGCACCGGGAACAGCTGGAGCTGACCCACGTCAGCGGCCGGCTCGACCGCGTCATTTCGGTCAACGAAGAACGCATCTGGCCGGCCGACCTCGTCGGCCACCTCAACCTGATCCACCCGACGCGCATCCAGATCCTGGGTGCCGCCGAACTCGCGTGGGCCGGCCGCCACTCGAGCGACAAGGTTGCCCACCACCTCACCGAGATCATCGGCGCGCGTCCCCCGGCCATCATCGTCGCCGACGGCTGCGCGATCCCCGAGCTGCTGCGCGGCATCTGCGAATACGCCGACGTCGCGCTGATCACGACGCCACAGCCGTCGGCGAGCGTGATCGACCAGTTGCGCCTTTACATGTCGCGCGAACTGGCCGAGAAGGTGTCCCTGCACGGTGTGTTCATGGACGTGCTGGGCATCGGCGTGTTCATCACCGGCAGCTCCGGCGCCGGCAAATCCGAACTCGCGCTGGAGCTGATCTCGCGCGGCCACGGCCTCGTCGCCGACGACATCGTCGAGTTCTCGCGCATCGCCCCGACCGTGCTCGAAGGGCGCTGCCCGGAGATGCTCAAGGATTTCATCGAGGTGCGCGGCCTGGGTATCCTCAACATCCGCACGATCTTCGGCGAGACCGCGTGCCGGCGGAAGATGCGCCTGCGCCTGATCGTGCATCTCGAGCGCCGCCTGCCCGGCCAGTCCGACCCCTCGCGCCTGCCGGTGCACCGCGAGACGCAGGGCATCCTCGGGGTGCAGGTGATCCGCACGACCCTGCCGGTCGCCGCCGGACGCAACATCGCGGTGCTGCTCGAGGCCGCCGTGCGCTCGACCATTCTGCAGCTGCGCGGCATCGACTCGACGCAGGAATTCATCGACCGCCAGCAGCGCCTGCTCGACGCCGACGGCGAAACCCTCTGA
- the ilvA gene encoding threonine ammonia-lyase, biosynthetic, translating to MTAATPDYLEKILNARVYDVAEETPLDLATNLSERVHNRIYLKREDMQPVFSFKLRGAYNKMARLPPQALKRGVICASAGNHAQGVALSAQKMGVRAVIVMPTSTPQIKIDAVKARGGEVVLAGDSYSDAYAHAVELEKAEKLTFVHPYDDPDVIAGQGTIGMEILRAHPDPIHAVFCAVGGGGLIAGVAAYIKRLRPETKIVGVETVDADAMTRSLAEGRRVALDQVGLFADGTAVKQVGEETFRLCQQYVDEMILVDNDAICAALKDVFEDTRSILEPSGALAVAGAKEYAKRHNLHGRSLVAVASGANMNFDRLRFVAERAEVGEQREAVFAVTIPERPGSFRKFCSLVGNRHITEFNYRYANSQQAHIFVGVAVHNRAEAARVVEMLERHELPAVDLTDDEMAKSHIRYMVGGRAPHVNNELVYRFEFPERPGALMNFLTSLHSDWNISLFHYRNHGSDSGRVLVGMQVPPEDKGAFQGFLDRLGYDYADESANPAYRMFLG from the coding sequence ATGACTGCCGCAACACCGGATTACCTGGAGAAGATCCTCAATGCCCGCGTCTACGACGTGGCCGAGGAAACCCCGCTCGATCTCGCCACGAACCTCTCGGAGCGCGTGCATAACCGCATCTACCTGAAGCGCGAGGACATGCAGCCGGTGTTCAGCTTCAAGCTGCGCGGCGCGTACAACAAGATGGCACGCCTGCCGCCGCAGGCCCTCAAGCGCGGCGTGATCTGCGCCTCGGCCGGCAACCACGCCCAGGGGGTCGCGCTGTCGGCGCAGAAGATGGGCGTGCGCGCGGTGATCGTGATGCCGACCTCGACGCCGCAGATCAAGATCGACGCGGTCAAGGCGCGCGGCGGCGAGGTGGTGCTCGCGGGCGACTCGTATTCCGACGCCTACGCCCACGCGGTCGAGCTCGAGAAGGCCGAGAAGCTGACCTTCGTCCATCCCTACGACGACCCCGACGTGATCGCCGGCCAGGGCACGATCGGCATGGAGATCCTGCGCGCGCACCCGGATCCGATCCACGCGGTGTTCTGCGCCGTCGGCGGCGGCGGCCTGATCGCCGGTGTCGCGGCCTACATCAAGCGCCTGCGCCCGGAAACGAAGATCGTCGGCGTCGAGACCGTGGACGCCGACGCGATGACCCGCTCGCTCGCCGAGGGCCGGCGCGTCGCGCTCGACCAGGTCGGGCTGTTCGCCGACGGCACCGCGGTGAAGCAGGTCGGCGAGGAGACCTTCCGCCTGTGCCAGCAGTACGTCGACGAGATGATCCTGGTCGACAACGACGCGATCTGCGCGGCGCTCAAGGACGTGTTCGAGGACACGCGCTCGATCCTCGAGCCCTCGGGCGCCCTCGCGGTGGCCGGCGCGAAGGAGTACGCCAAGCGCCACAACCTGCACGGCAGGAGCCTCGTCGCGGTCGCCTCCGGCGCGAACATGAACTTCGACCGCCTGCGCTTCGTCGCCGAGCGCGCCGAGGTCGGCGAGCAGCGCGAGGCCGTGTTCGCGGTGACGATCCCGGAACGCCCGGGCTCCTTCCGCAAGTTCTGCAGCCTGGTCGGCAACCGCCACATCACCGAGTTCAACTACCGCTACGCCAACTCGCAGCAGGCGCACATCTTCGTCGGCGTCGCGGTGCATAACCGCGCGGAGGCGGCGCGCGTGGTCGAGATGCTGGAGCGCCACGAGCTGCCCGCGGTGGATCTCACCGACGACGAGATGGCGAAGAGCCACATCCGCTACATGGTCGGCGGGCGCGCGCCGCACGTGAACAACGAGCTGGTGTACCGCTTCGAATTTCCCGAGCGCCCCGGCGCGCTGATGAATTTCCTCACCAGCCTGCATTCGGACTGGAACATCAGCCTGTTCCACTACCGCAACCACGGCTCGGATTCCGGCCGCGTCCTGGTCGGCATGCAGGTGCCGCCCGAGGACAAGGGCGCCTTCCAGGGCTTCCTCGACCGCCTCGGCTACGACTACGCCGACGAGTCGGCCAACCCGGCCTACCGCATGTTCCTCGGCTGA
- a CDS encoding 5-formyltetrahydrofolate cyclo-ligase — MNPAHAPESAPDIDPAGQRRALRARTIAARQALTATHRTALMRHFEAHLSGLVARLAPTTLGFCWPYRGEPDLRAWVAHWLAADASRVAVLPVVPHQAGPMVFRRWVPGMPMPLDRHGIPHPAAGAPIVPDVILVPCNAFDAAGYRVGYGGGYFDRTLAVMNPVAVGLGFEFARVDDVWPQPHDRPMDWIVTEAGAFAAQPRNMR, encoded by the coding sequence GTGAATCCCGCCCACGCACCCGAATCCGCCCCCGACATCGACCCCGCCGGGCAGCGCCGCGCGCTGCGCGCCCGCACCATCGCCGCGCGCCAGGCGCTCACGGCGACGCACCGCACGGCGCTGATGCGCCACTTCGAAGCGCATCTCTCCGGACTCGTCGCGCGCCTCGCACCGACGACGCTGGGCTTCTGCTGGCCCTACCGCGGCGAACCCGACCTGCGCGCGTGGGTCGCGCACTGGCTGGCCGCCGATGCGTCGCGCGTCGCCGTGCTGCCCGTCGTGCCGCACCAGGCCGGCCCGATGGTGTTCCGCCGCTGGGTGCCGGGCATGCCGATGCCGCTCGACCGGCACGGCATTCCGCATCCCGCGGCAGGCGCGCCGATCGTGCCCGACGTGATTCTCGTGCCGTGCAATGCCTTCGATGCCGCCGGCTACCGGGTCGGCTACGGCGGCGGATACTTCGACCGCACGCTGGCGGTGATGAATCCCGTCGCGGTGGGCCTGGGCTTCGAGTTCGCCCGTGTCGACGATGTCTGGCCCCAGCCGCATGATCGCCCGATGGACTGGATCGTCACCGAGGCCGGCGCCTTCGCCGCTCAGCCGAGGAACATGCGGTAG